A window of Diospyros lotus cultivar Yz01 chromosome 14, ASM1463336v1, whole genome shotgun sequence contains these coding sequences:
- the LOC127790855 gene encoding 1-phosphatidylinositol-3-phosphate 5-kinase FAB1B-like, producing MDAPDRSFSDILGLLKSWIPWRSEPANVSKDFWMPDHSCRVCYECDSQFTLFNRRHHCRHCGRIFCGKCTANWVPVLSGEPRTACEEWEKIRVCNFCFKQWQQGLTTVNNGTQVFTVVLSSSPSAASLLSTPKSSCISFASMPNSAASCQQNQPPVLSPHQSAAKDTNIEREGVLLSEGINNHVADKRSPSPNQFEFCIDRCDVDDDEFGVYQLDSRTRDFPQVNGYYGPMEFDEIENDYRSHKRCPDEETIDTKSICSSQFRNSFDSGVSEGIQQHAKKEDEHDIGDESEAPSSLYAAADVDAEPVDFENSGLLWLPPEPEDEEDEKEALLFDDDDDEGVATGEWGYLRSSSSFGSGEHRSRDRSNEEHKKVMKNVVDGHFRALIAQLLQVENIHLGEENDKESWLEIVTSLSWEAASLLKPDMSKGGGMDPGGYVKVKCNASGRPSESVVVKGVVCKKNVAHRRMTTRIEKPRLLILGGALEYQRVSNHLSSFDTLLQQEMDHLKMAVAKIDAHQPDVLLVEKSVSRFAQDYLLAKDISLVLNIKRPLLERIARCTGGQIVPSIDHLSSQKLGYCDLFHVERFLEEHGTAGRDGKKLVKTLMYFEGCPKPLGCTIILRGSNGDELKKVKQVVQYGVFAAYHLALETSFLADEGASLPELPLNSPINVALPDKASSIVRSISTIPGFSVPANEKTRGPQTCEEPLRANSVPFSDPASYIPNTSFPKLDTVGLSLPKSPSSQDLKPISSFIYSTASFSSVASSGQGVDDSCFSEPSPCHAFTEKSTMVFKQSSETKYSAVNSNIQDFIVDLSIGNVVGSLEAVGQGLPDDNAQNDSNAVNKHYLGNLEVSSLQRDVNLNEELVSSKEEFPPSPNNHQSILVSLSSRCVWKGSVCERSHLFRIKYYGNFDKPLGRFLRDHLFDQSYRCPTCDMPSEAHVHCYTHRQGTLTISVKKLPELLLPGEKEGKIWMWHRCLRCPRIKGFPPATRRVVMSDAAWGLSFGKFLELSFSNHVAASRVATCGHSLHRDCLRFYGFGKMVACFRYASIDVHSVYLPPPKLDFNYENQDWIEKEMKQVVDGAELLFAEVLNALSKMAEQRPGTGLLNGSMKVPESRRQIAELEVMLQKEKAEFEESLQKILSREVKKGQPVTDIFEINRLRRQLLFQSYMWDHRLIYAVSLNNRTLQNEICNSNSEILEKPLNDTELLVDTNVPVKPGNEPCSSDSVLADIRLKVGHDHGGEVGSHPKQADVIHQGNALKMDSNHEKENPSDLSVCMNSCAESEPPESKLVVHRTLSDGQFPIVPSLTDTLDAAWTGENHPAIRIAKADSCPLLESNGGDSLTVASVVEKLEFEDHGGNQSGPTVSNSLPVLSIKGSDNMEDYVSWLGMPFINFYKSLNKNLLGTSQKLDMLGEYNPVYVSSFRDFELQCGARLLLPVGANDTVVPVYDDEPTSIISYALVSPDYLVQLSDEYEKPKDSGETTVSFQSHDSGNIQSLNAFDEMALESYRSIGSTDDSILTMSGHRSSLALDPLSCTKTLHARISFIDDGPLGKVKYNVTCYFAKRFEALRRICCPSEMDFVRSLSRCKKWGAQGGKSNVFFAKTLDDRFIIKQVTKTELESFIKFAPGYFKYLSESIVTGGPTCLAKILGIYQVSSKHLKGGKETKMDVLVMENLLFQRNLTRLYDLKGSSRSRYNPDSSGSNKVLLDQNLIEAMPTSPIFVGNKAKRLLERAVWNDTSFLASIDVMDYSLLVGVDEEKQELVIGIIDFMRQYTWDKHLESWVKASGFLGGLRNSSPTVISPKQYKKRFRKAMTTYFLMVPDQWSPATIIPSKSQTDLCDEYSQGGGTQVE from the exons ATGGATGCTCCAGACAGGTCATTCTCTGATATATTGGGCTTGCTGAAATCTTGGATCCCTTGGCGCTCCGAGCCAGCTAATGTGTCGAAGGACTTTTGGATGCCCGATCATAGCTGTAGGGTCTGCTACGAGTGTGATTCTCAATTCACGTTGTTTAACCGGAGACATCATTGCCGGCACTGTGGGCGAATTTTCTGTGGCAAGTGCACTGCAAACTGGGTTCCCGTACTGTCTGGTGAGCCAAGGACTGCCTGTGAAGAGTGGGAGAAGATTAGGGTCTGCAATTTCTGTTTCAAGCAATGGCAGCAGGGGTTAACTACCGTTAATAATGGCACCCAGGTTTTCACTGTGGTACTCAGTAGTTCACCATCAGCGGCAAGTTTACTCAGCACCCCCAAATCTAGCTGCATTTCTTTTGCGTCAATGCCAAACTCAGCTGCCTCTTGTCAACAAAATCAACCTCCTGTTCTCAGCCCTCACCAATCAGCAGCAAAGGACACAAATATAGAGAGGGAAGGTGTTCTATTATCAGAAGGAATCAATAATCATGTTGCTGACAAGAGGAGTCCATCTCCAAACCAATTTGAGTTTTGCATAGACAG GTGtgatgttgatgatgatgaatttGGAGTTTACCAGTTAGATTCCAGAACAAGGGATTTTCCGCAGGTCAATGGCTATTATGGTCCTATGGAGTTTGATGAGATTGAAAATGACTATAGATCACATAAACGGTGTCCTGATGAGGAAACTATTGACACTAAAAGTATTTGCAGTTCTCAGTTCCGCAATAGCTTTGATTCTGGGGTTTCAGAAGGAATCCAACAGCATGCcaaaaaagaagatgaacatGATATTGGTGATGAATCTGAAGCACCTTCCTCTCTTTATGCTGCAGCAGATGTAGATGCTGAACCTGTCGATTTTGAGAACAGTGGACTTCTATGGCTCCCCCCTGAGccagaagatgaagaagatgaaaaggAAGCTCTTCTGTTtgatgacgacgacgacgagGGGGTTGCTACAGGGGAGTGGGGGTACCTCCGCTCTTCAAGTAGTTTTGGAAGTGGGGAGCATCGAAGTAGGGACAGGTCTAATGAGGAGCACAAGAAGGTTATGAAGAATGTGGTTGATGGGCATTTTAGGGCTTTGATAGCTCAGCTATTGCAAGTTGAGAACATACATTTGGGTGAggaaaatgacaaagaaagtTGGTTAGAGATAGTGACGTCTTTGTCATGGGAGGCTGCTTCACTGTTAAAGCCTGATATGAGCAAAGGTGGTGGAATGGATCCCGGAGGATATGTGAAGGTAAAATGCAATGCTTCTGGGCGGCCCTCTGAGAG TGTGGTGGTCAAAGGAGTTGTCTGTAAGAAAAACGTGGCTCATCGGCGGATGACAACAAGAATAGAGAAACCTCGCTTGTTGATCCTTGGAGGGGCTCTTGAATACCAACGAGTTTCTAACCACTTATCAAGTTTTGATACTCTGTTGCAGCAG GAAATGGATCATCTAAAGATGGCCGTTGCAAAAATAGATGCACACCAGCCTGATGTTCTTTTGGTGGAAAAATCAGTTTCTCGATTTGCGCAGGACTATCTTCTTGCAAAAGACATATCACTTGTTCTCAATATTAAAAGACCACTTTTAGAGCGCATAGCCCGCTGCACAGGGGGTCAGATTGTTCCTTCAATTGATCATCTCTCATCACAAAAGTTGGGATACTGTGACCTTTTTCACGTGGAGAGATTTCTAGAAGAGCACGGTACTGCTGGGCGGGATGGAAAAAAGTTGGTGAAGACATTGATGTATTTTGAAGGGTGCCCCAAGCCACTGGGATGTACT ATTATTCTCAGAGGCTCTAATGGGGATGAGTTGAAGAAAGTTAAGCAAGTGGTCCAATATGGTGTTTTCGCAGCTTACCACTTGGCTCTAGAAACGTCTTTTCTTGCCGATGAAGGAGCCTCTCTTCCAGAACTACCGTTGAATTCTCCAATAAACGTAGCACTTCCTGATAAAGCATCAAGTATTGTGAGGTCGATATCTACAATACCTGGTTTCAGTGTCCCTGCCAATGAAAAAACAAGGGGACCTCAAACTTGTGAAGAGCCACTAAGAGCTAACAGTGTTCCCTTTTCAGATCCGGCCTCCTATATACCTAATACTTCCTTCCCAAAATTGGATACAGTAGGGTTGAGTTTACCCAAGAGCCCAAGCTCTCAAGACCTAAAACCCATTTCAAGCTTTATCTACTCAACTGCTTCTTTCTCCTCTGTTGCTTCTTCAGGGCAAGGTGTTGATGATTCTTGCTTCAGTGAACCCTCTCCTTGTCATGCATTTACAGAGAAGAGTACAATGGTCTTCAAACAATCTTCAGAGACAAAATATTCTGCAGTCAACAGTAATATCCAAGAtttcattgttgacctatcaATTGGTAATGTTGTTGGATCTCTTGAGGCAGTGGGGCAAGGTTTACCTGATGATAATGCTCAAAATGACTCCAATGCTGTGAATAAACATTACCTAGGTAACTTAGAGGTATCTTCCCTGCAACGAGATGTAAACCTTAATGAAGAATTAGTTTCTTCAAAAGAAGAGTTTCCTCCTTCACCTAATAATCATCAGAGCATTTTGGTTTCATTATCATCCCGGTGTGTGTGGAAGGGATCAGTCTGTGAAAGATCACATCTCTTTCGTATCAAATACTACGGTAACTTTGATAAGCCTTTAGGCCGCTTCTTACGGGACCATCTGTTTGATCAG AGTTACCGATGCCCGACTTGTGATATGCCATCAGAAGCTCACGTTCATTGTTACACTCATCGACAAGGTACCCTTACAATTTCTGTGAAGAAGTTGCCAGAATTGCTCTTACCAGgtgaaaaggaaggaaagatcTGGATGTGGCACAGGTGCCTGAGGTGTCCGAGGATTAAAGGTTTCCCACCAGCAACACGAAGAGTTGTGATGTCTGATGCTGCTTGGGGCTTGTCTTTTGGGAAGTTTCTGGAACTCAGTTTTTCAAACCATGTAGCTGCTAGCAGGGTGGCAACCTGTGGCCATTCACTACACAGAGATTGTCTTCGGTTTTATGG ATTTGGAAAAATGGTTGCTTGCTTTCGCTATGCGTCAATTGACGTTCACTCTGTTTACCTTCCGCCCCCCAAACTGGATTTCAACTATGAGAATCAAGATTggatagaaaaagaaatgaaacag GTAGTTGACGGGGCTGAGCTATTGTTTGCTGAAGTACTCAATGCTCTCAGTAAGATGGCAGAGCAAAGACCTGGCACAGGACTGCTTAATGGTAGCATGAAAGTGCCTGAATCAAGACGCCAAATAGCAGAACTGGAAGTCATGCTCCAAAAAGAGAAAGCAGAATTTGAG GAATCACTTCAGAAAATTCTGAGCAGGGAAGTGAAGAAAGGTCAACCTGTTACTGATATTTTTGAGATTAATCGATTACGAAGACAATTACTCTTCCAGTCTTATATGTGGGACCACCGTTTGATCTATGCTGTCAGTTTAAATAACAGGACCCTCCAGAATGAGATATGTAACTCCAATTCAGAAATTTTGGAGAAGCCACTTAATGATACTGAGCTGCTCGTAGATACAAATGTTCCTGTTAAGCCAGGAAATGAACCATGTAGTTCTGACTCAGTTCTTGCGGATATAAGGCTTAAGGTAGGTCATGATCATGGAGGAGAAGTTGGTAGTCATCCTAAACAGGCAGATGTAATTCATCAAGGAAATGCTCTCAAAATGGATTCAaaccatgaaaaagaaaatccaagTGATCTTTCTGTTTGTATGAACAGCTGTGCTGAATCTGAGCCTCCAGAATCCAAATTAGTTGTTCATAGGACTCTATCTGATGGGCAGTTCCCAATTGTGCCAAGTCTGACAGACACCCTTGATGCTGCATGGACTGGTGAAAATCATCCAGCAATTAGAATAGCAAAGGCTGATTCTTGTCCACTTCTTGAATCAAATGGAGGTGACTCTTTAACTGTAGCATCGGTTGTTGAAAAGTTGGAGTTTGAAGACCATGGAGGTAACCAGAGTGGGCCCACAGTATCCAATTCACTCCCTGTATTGTCCATTAAAGGCTCTGATAATATGGAGGATTATGTAAGCTGGCTGGGAATGCCCTTCATAAATTTCTATAAGTCTTTGAACAAGAACCTTTTAGGGACCAGTCAGAAGCTTGATATGCTTGGAGAGTATAATCCTGTTTATGTTTCATCATTTCGAGATTTTGAACTTCAATGCGGTGCTAGGTTGCTTTTGCCTGTGGGCGCTAATGACACTGTTGTTCCAGTGTATGATGATGAACCAACAAGCATTATATCTTATGCACTGGTATCACCAGATTATCTTGTTCAGTTGTCTGATGAATATGAAAAGCCAAAAGACAGTGGGGAAACTACTGTTTCTTTCCAGTCTCATGATTCAGGGAATATTCAATCACTTAATGCCTTTGATGAAATGGCCTTGGAATCTTATAGAAGTATTGGATCTACTGATGATAGCATCCTAACCATGTCTGGACATCGCAGCTCCTTGGCTTTGGACCCACTCTCATGCACAAAGACTTTGCATGCAAGAatttcttttattgatgatgGGCCTTTAGGTAAGGTGAAATATAATGTGACTTGTTACTTTGCAAAGCGGTTTGAAGCCTTAAGGAGGATATGTTGCCCTTCTGAGATGGATTTCGTTAGGTCTCTCAGTCGTTGCAAGAAATGGGGTGCTCAGGGTGGCAAAAGCAATGTCTTTTTTGCAAAAACCTTGGATGACCGCTTTATTATCAAACAGGTTACAAAGACAGAGCTGGAATCCTTCATAAAATTTGCTCCAGGATACTTCAAGTATCTATCTGAATCAATTGTCACAGGGGGCCCAACTTGCCTGGCAAAGATTCTTGGGATATATCAG GTTTCTTCAAAGCATCTGAAAGGtggaaaggaaacaaaaatggaTGTTCTGGTAATGGAGAATCTTCTATTTCAAAGGAATCTAACACGGCTTTATGATCTCAAAGGATCTTCCCGATCACGATATAATCCAGATTCCAGTGGAAGTAATAAGGTTCTGCTAGATCAGAATTTGATTGAAGCAATGCCAACTTCTCCAATATTTGTTGGAAACAAGGCAAAGCGGTTGTTGGAAAGAGCTGTTTGGAATGATACTTCTTTTCTTGCT TCAATTGACGTCATGGATTATTCCTTGCTGGTTGGGGTGGATGAAGAGAAACAGGAGTTGGTTATTGGTATCATTGATTTTATGAGACAATACACTTGGGACAAGCACCTTGAGAGTTGGGTGAAGGCTTCTGGCTTCCTTGGTGGGCTGAGGAATTCATCTCCTACAGTCATTTCCCCTAAGCAGTACAAGAAAAGGTTCAGGAAGGCCATGACAACATATTTTCTGATGGTCCCCGATCAGTGGTCTCCTGCTACCATCATACCGAGCAAGTCCCAGACTGACCTTTGTGACGAGTACTCCCAAGGTGGCGGGACACAAGTCGAGTAA